A single region of the Rhodococcus sp. W8901 genome encodes:
- a CDS encoding FecCD family ABC transporter permease — translation MIVVNVVLAVALFLLVCVGIGRGDFPLSVPEVTNVLFGGGSKVQRFIVMDLRLPRALTAVLIGVALGISGAITQSIARNSLASPDILGITSGASAAAVALIVLGGGGGSFVGLFATLGIPLAALVGGLLTATVIYLLAWRQGVEGYRLILIGIGINAMLIAVTGWLLISADINDVSRAKVWLNGSLNGAGWGQVWPVAIALAVIGGWAIIAAFTLGALRLGDDNARSLGVRQQSEQAKLLFASVILAAIATAAAGPVGFVALAAPQVAMRLVRSAGPPILASALTGAVLVVGSDIIARTVLPVELPVGIVTSALGGPFLLYLLVRNNRKVSA, via the coding sequence ATGATCGTCGTCAACGTGGTGCTCGCGGTCGCGCTGTTCCTGCTGGTGTGCGTCGGCATCGGCCGCGGCGACTTCCCGCTGTCCGTCCCGGAGGTCACCAACGTCCTGTTCGGCGGCGGCAGCAAGGTGCAGCGGTTCATCGTGATGGACCTGCGTCTGCCCCGCGCGCTGACCGCGGTGCTCATCGGTGTCGCGCTCGGCATCTCCGGTGCGATCACCCAGTCCATCGCGCGCAACTCGCTGGCCAGCCCCGACATCCTCGGCATCACGTCGGGCGCGAGCGCGGCGGCGGTCGCGTTGATCGTCCTCGGCGGCGGCGGCGGCTCCTTCGTCGGCCTGTTCGCCACGCTGGGCATCCCGCTGGCCGCGCTCGTCGGCGGCCTGCTCACCGCCACCGTCATCTACCTCCTGGCCTGGCGGCAGGGTGTCGAGGGCTACCGGCTGATCCTCATCGGCATCGGCATCAACGCGATGCTGATCGCGGTCACCGGGTGGCTGCTGATCTCCGCCGACATCAACGACGTCTCCCGCGCCAAGGTGTGGCTCAACGGGTCGCTGAACGGCGCCGGGTGGGGTCAGGTGTGGCCGGTGGCGATCGCGCTCGCCGTGATCGGCGGCTGGGCGATCATCGCGGCGTTCACCCTCGGCGCGCTGCGCCTGGGCGACGACAACGCCCGGTCCCTCGGCGTCCGGCAGCAGTCCGAGCAGGCGAAGCTGCTGTTCGCGTCGGTGATCCTGGCCGCGATCGCCACCGCCGCGGCCGGTCCCGTCGGATTCGTCGCACTCGCGGCGCCCCAGGTCGCGATGCGCCTGGTCCGCTCCGCCGGGCCGCCGATCCTCGCGTCCGCGCTCACCGGGGCCGTGCTGGTCGTGGGCAGCGACATCATCGCCCGCACCGTCCTCCCCGTGGAACTGCCCGTCGGCATCGTCACCTCGGCGCTCGGCGGCCCGTTCCTCCTGTACCTCCTCGTCCGCAACAACCGGAAGGTCTCGGCATGA
- a CDS encoding ABC transporter ATP-binding protein yields the protein MTQHSLVTEPALSSPAPRLVAESLTLGYGDRMIVEGLDVEIPTGVITTVIGPNGCGKSTMLRALGRLLKPRAGTVLLDGKAITTMRTKDVARTLGMLPQAPVAPEGLTVADLVARGRHPHQSWIRQWSSDDETEVAHALALTGVADLADRPVDQLSGGQRQRAWISMALAQGTDILLLDEPTTYLDLSHSVEVLDLVDRMHEELGRTVIMVLHDLNLAVRYSDHLIVMSEGRIVASGAPQDVISAELLLEVFGLEAAVIDDPVSDRPLIIPIGTRHVYGAVGGPTQDG from the coding sequence ATGACCCAGCACTCCCTTGTCACCGAGCCGGCACTGTCCTCCCCCGCGCCGCGACTGGTCGCCGAGAGCCTCACTCTCGGCTACGGCGACCGCATGATCGTCGAGGGCCTCGACGTCGAGATCCCCACCGGCGTGATCACCACCGTGATCGGCCCCAACGGGTGCGGCAAGTCGACGATGCTGCGGGCGCTGGGCCGGCTGCTCAAGCCGCGCGCGGGCACCGTCCTGCTCGACGGCAAGGCCATCACGACGATGCGCACCAAGGATGTCGCCCGAACGCTCGGCATGCTGCCGCAGGCGCCCGTCGCCCCCGAGGGCCTGACGGTGGCCGACCTGGTCGCCCGCGGTCGGCATCCGCACCAGTCGTGGATCCGCCAGTGGTCGTCCGACGACGAGACCGAGGTGGCGCACGCGCTCGCGCTGACCGGGGTCGCCGACCTCGCCGATCGCCCTGTCGACCAACTCTCGGGTGGGCAGCGCCAGCGGGCGTGGATCTCGATGGCGCTCGCGCAGGGCACCGACATCCTGCTGCTCGACGAGCCGACCACCTACCTCGACCTGTCGCACTCGGTGGAGGTCCTCGACCTGGTGGACCGGATGCACGAGGAGCTGGGCCGCACCGTGATCATGGTGCTGCACGACCTCAACCTCGCGGTCCGCTACAGCGACCACCTGATCGTCATGTCGGAGGGCCGGATCGTCGCTTCCGGTGCGCCGCAGGACGTGATCTCGGCGGAGCTGCTCCTGGAGGTGTTCGGGCTCGAGGCGGCGGTCATCGACGATCCCGTCTCCGACCGGCCGCTGATCATCCCCATCGGGACGCGGCACGTCTACGGTGCGGTGGGTGGGCCGACGCAAGACGGGTGA
- a CDS encoding SDR family NAD(P)-dependent oxidoreductase produces the protein MDDTYEGTQREFDTGATDAGAVLVLGGRSEIGLEVARRLAPGRVVILAARRSDDLANETALVHTAGASAIHCVEFDADDTASHPGLLETITAEHGPIGVAVLAFGVLGNQALAERDPAHALAVVHTDFVAQVSVLTVLANLLRAQGSGQIVVFSSVAGIRVRKANYVYGSAKAGLDGFASGLGDALHGSGVHLLLVRSGFVIGRMTEGMSPAPLPSTPGQIANAVVKGLRNNRIRIWVPALTRPAYFAARMLPQAIWRRMPR, from the coding sequence ATGGACGACACGTACGAGGGGACGCAACGGGAATTCGATACCGGTGCAACCGATGCGGGTGCGGTACTGGTTCTCGGCGGGCGAAGTGAGATCGGGCTCGAGGTGGCTCGGCGACTGGCGCCCGGGCGGGTAGTGATTCTGGCGGCGCGACGCAGTGACGACTTGGCCAACGAGACCGCACTCGTACACACAGCCGGCGCATCTGCAATCCACTGTGTGGAGTTCGACGCCGACGACACTGCGAGCCACCCAGGTCTGCTGGAGACCATCACCGCCGAGCACGGCCCGATTGGTGTCGCGGTGCTCGCATTCGGAGTCCTTGGCAATCAAGCCCTGGCGGAACGGGACCCGGCACACGCACTCGCAGTAGTTCACACCGACTTCGTAGCGCAGGTCAGCGTTCTCACCGTGCTGGCCAATCTGCTGCGTGCTCAAGGTAGCGGCCAGATCGTGGTCTTCTCGTCCGTAGCGGGCATACGGGTACGCAAGGCCAACTATGTCTACGGATCGGCCAAAGCCGGCCTCGACGGATTCGCCAGCGGACTCGGAGACGCCCTGCATGGCAGCGGCGTTCATCTCTTGCTGGTGCGTTCCGGATTCGTCATCGGCCGCATGACCGAAGGCATGAGCCCCGCTCCACTACCCAGCACCCCCGGTCAAATCGCGAACGCGGTCGTGAAAGGCCTGCGCAACAATCGGATCCGAATATGGGTTCCTGCCCTGACCCGCCCAGCCTACTTCGCCGCGCGCATGCTGCCGCAAGCAATCTGGCGCCGGATGCCCAGGTAG
- a CDS encoding DUF3995 domain-containing protein, producing MATLPVFTDRALGTKARIAGLTGSSALAAAALVHTAWGLGSAWPMRSRADLADAVVGSDAMPDARACFAVAGLAAAAAALVAGVGRMGRAATVARVALGAGVAARGVAGGRAATKVLGLEEPSPRFVRLDNAVYRPLCLGTAAAILTAAVTYPGID from the coding sequence ATGGCTACTCTCCCGGTCTTCACCGATCGTGCCCTGGGAACGAAGGCTCGCATCGCAGGCCTGACCGGCTCGTCGGCGCTCGCAGCGGCGGCATTGGTCCACACGGCGTGGGGCCTCGGTTCGGCATGGCCGATGCGCAGCCGCGCCGATTTGGCCGATGCCGTGGTGGGGAGCGACGCCATGCCTGATGCTCGGGCCTGCTTCGCTGTTGCTGGACTCGCAGCGGCGGCGGCCGCGTTGGTGGCGGGAGTGGGCAGGATGGGCAGGGCCGCAACGGTGGCGAGGGTCGCCTTGGGCGCCGGCGTTGCAGCGCGCGGCGTTGCAGGCGGACGGGCAGCCACCAAGGTCCTCGGTCTGGAAGAACCCTCACCACGCTTCGTCCGGTTGGACAACGCGGTGTACCGGCCGCTCTGCCTCGGTACGGCCGCAGCCATCCTCACCGCCGCAGTCACGTACCCGGGAATCGACTGA
- a CDS encoding DUF1877 family protein encodes MELGVHFALSDRVAAELLGARGDDGRLGAVVEDIEETGRSEFSCDTDKAWDPILCSLSSAGYQRAPEHWPAYGVILGDEDLNTDTDDQLITYLTPDRVAEVAAYLAGITESEFAAGYDAMPLDDRNPEYGADERAYAWGWLQEVIDFFQRATRDDRHVVFTVRF; translated from the coding sequence ATGGAACTTGGGGTGCATTTCGCGCTTTCCGACCGCGTGGCAGCGGAACTTCTCGGCGCGCGTGGCGACGACGGCAGGCTCGGCGCGGTGGTCGAGGACATCGAGGAGACTGGGCGCTCCGAGTTCTCGTGCGACACGGACAAGGCGTGGGACCCGATCCTGTGCTCCCTCTCCAGCGCCGGGTACCAGCGCGCGCCCGAGCACTGGCCGGCATACGGCGTGATCCTGGGGGACGAGGACCTCAACACGGACACCGACGACCAACTGATCACCTACCTGACGCCCGACCGGGTCGCTGAAGTCGCCGCATATCTGGCCGGCATCACCGAATCCGAGTTCGCCGCAGGCTACGACGCGATGCCGCTCGACGATCGCAATCCCGAGTACGGCGCCGACGAGCGCGCATACGCCTGGGGTTGGCTGCAAGAAGTGATCGACTTCTTCCAGCGCGCCACCCGCGACGATCGGCACGTGGTGTTCACCGTGCGGTTCTGA